The DNA segment TTACTGGCCAGTTGGTATATGTTTCGTTCGAAGCATTTAAAGGCTCGTTGCTTCTGCCGTTGTCTGAGTCGCTCGGAATTAGCATTGACCAATTCGGTATTCTATTTGGCTGGATCGGCATTGCGATGTTCTTCTATGTGCCAGCTGGCTGGGTGAACAATCGTTTTACTATTCGCTCAATCCTGATTGCATTTGCTGGATGGCGTCTTGTCACATTCCTTATCTTGTATCTGATTCCAGGTATTCCATTTAAATTCATGGTTGTCATTGCAGCTAGCTGGGGTATTTGGGATGCAATCGGTTGGCCAGCAGTGGTCAACGGCGTCGTATTTATTGCAAAAGACGAGGATATTAAGGGTCGCGGTTTAGCAATGGGCTTGCTTGAAACCATTCGCCGAGCACTTGAATTTGCGATGAACGCAATTATTTTGGTGTTCCTCGGATTGTATCCAGATAACGCAGTCAGCATTATGAAGGGCTTCGGAATCGGATATGCCCTTCTACTCATCCCGATTATCATTGCTCTGCTACGTTACGTACCAAAGAATGCAATTGCTAAGAGCGTCCAGATCGGTGATAAGAAGGCCGGTAAGAACGCTGCTGCGCTCGCGGGTCTGATCAACGTGCTCCTCAAGCCACGTGTATGGATGGCAGGTCTTGCGGCAATGTGCCTGTACTGGACCTACGTCAACCTCATCTACCTGTCTGCACCATACATCAAGCTCGTATTCAACGCTTCGGATGCGGTTGCGG comes from the Arcanobacterium phocisimile genome and includes:
- a CDS encoding MFS transporter, which translates into the protein MIDSLTSSGRIPKFLQRGKIGAFLSIVLTGQLVYVSFEAFKGSLLLPLSESLGISIDQFGILFGWIGIAMFFYVPAGWVNNRFTIRSILIAFAGWRLVTFLILYLIPGIPFKFMVVIAASWGIWDAIGWPAVVNGVVFIAKDEDIKGRGLAMGLLETIRRALEFAMNAIILVFLGLYPDNAVSIMKGFGIGYALLLIPIIIALLRYVPKNAIAKSVQIGDKKAGKNAAALAGLINVLLKPRVWMAGLAAMCLYWTYVNLIYLSAPYIKLVFNASDAVAGAFGIFNTGLIGVFAGLISGIVADYVFKSSTVMLGVSLAVTAGGAFTVSLLPAGSSSMWLAMVLLMIMAIGIFMGKAVILAPIAELHLPEHISGSAMSVGSFAAFASVLWAHPMTAGLVEANKADPYVGYQQILWITVLVAAIGAACAIVLAIVNNRLEKAGKLDGVGDNEIIAVAAEVED